One segment of Solanum stenotomum isolate F172 chromosome 1, ASM1918654v1, whole genome shotgun sequence DNA contains the following:
- the LOC125860366 gene encoding probable pectinesterase/pectinesterase inhibitor 36 — MSTFTTFILLLLAIVVVSNNVNNVTSNQYLIINNKVVRVLSAMKWAKGTLKGQLLNKEAEDQCYNECVKLYEETEPRLARMVVFGGDHHKYNYSHDDALTWLSAALASHRSCLDGLKEKGLATFISRNEEAQNLTLLLKDALFHYRQLTTLTRTGAQLIPMNSNEEGKGLLASWNAATSKPDIVVALDGSGNYKTINDAVAALSSMTRPERTVVYVKSGTYRENVEIGRGLNNLMFVGDGIDKTIVTGYKNVPDGATTLGSATFGVSADGFWARDMTFENTAGPNKHQAVALRVGSDLSIFYRCSFKGYQDTLLVHSLRQFYRDCHVYGTIDFIFGDASAVFQNCDIFVKKPMDYQSNMITAQGRDDSNENTGIVILNSRVSSSSEFTAVKDSFKNYLGRPWKKYSRTVFIKTDLDGLIDPKGWKEWSGDFALSTLYYAEYMNTGSGANTGNRVNWPGFHVLRDANEASPFTVTNFIQGESWIPASGVPCWAGI; from the exons ATGTCCACTTTCACAACctttattcttcttctcttaGCCATTGTTGTTGTTTCTAATAATGTTAACAATGTCACTAGCAACCAATatcttataattaataataaggtGGTGAGGGTGTTAAGTGCCATGAAATGGGCTAAGGGTACTCTAAAAGGACAATTACTTAATAAAGAGGCAGAGGACCAATGCTATAATGAATGTGTGAAGCTTTATGAAGAGACTGAGCCAAGACTAGCAAGGATGGTTGTGTTTGGTGGTGATCATCACAAGTATAATTACAGCCATGATGATGCTCTTACTTGGTTAAGTGCAGCATTAGCAAGTCATAGGAGTTGTTTAGATGGCTTAAAAGAGAAAGGCTTAGCTACTTTTATAAGTAGAAATGAAGAAGCTCAAAACTTGACTTTGTTGCTTAAGGATGCATTGTTTCATTATCGACAACTAACGACTCTCACAAGAACGG GGGCACAATTAATACCAATGAACTCCAATGAAGAAGGCAAGGGGCTTTTGGCATCATGGAATGCAGCAACATCCAAACCTGATATAGTAGTTGCACTAGATGGTTCTGGCAATTACAAGACCATCAACGACGCTGTGGCTGCGCTCTCTAGTATGACACGACCAGAAAGAACAGTTGTGTATGTCAAATCTGGTACATACCGCGAAAATGTTGAAATTGGAAGGGGACTTAATAACTTGATGTTTGTTGGTGATGGCATTGACAAAACTATCGTTACTGGTTATAAAAATGTCCCAGATGGAGCTACCACCTTGGGCTCAGCTACATTTG GCGTATCTGCTGATGGATTTTGGGCCAGAGACATGACATTTGAGAACACAGCAGGACCAAACAAGCATCAAGCAGTGGCACTAAGAGTAGGCTCAGATCTCTCGATTTTCTATCGTTGCAGCTTTAAAGGTTACCAAGACACGCTCTTAGTACACTCTCTAAGACAATTTTATCGCGATTGTCACGTATATGGCACCATCGACTTCATATTTGGTGATGCATCTGCCGTTTTTCAAAATTGTGACATTTTTGTTAAGAAACCAATGGATTACCAATCCAACATGATAACAGCACAAGGGAGGGATGACTCAAATGAAAATACAGGGATTGTTATACTAAATTCGCGAGTTTCTTCATCTTCGGAGTTCACTGCTGTTAAAGATAGTTTCAAGAATTACCTAGGCAGACCGTGGAAAAAGTATTCAAGGACAGTGTTTATTAAGACGGATTTGGATGGATTGATTGATCCAAAAGGGTGGAAAGAATGGAGTGGTGATTTTGCACTTTCGACATTATATTATGCAGAGTATATGAATACAGGGAGTGGAGCTAATACTGGAAACAGAGTAAATTGGCCTGGTTTTCATGTGTTACGTGATGCCAATGAAGCAAGCCCATTTACAgtaacaaatttcatacaagGTGAATCTTGGATCCCAGCAAGTGGAGTACCATGTTGGGCTGGCATATGA
- the LOC125845021 gene encoding pectinesterase 2, with the protein MANIHLIFPLLFMSCFIFPSTTNGYSNAVIKAWCTQTPHPQPCEYFLSQNPKITSPIIKKSDFLKVSLDLVLDRALRAQMTTYSLGPKCRNEREKNAWADCVELYEHTINKIKSTVDPNTKCSATDAQTWLSTALTNLETCKAGFEELGVTDYVMPLMSNNVSSLISNALALNHGYSTESSNTQVDGFPTWVSPGDRKLLQSSSPSSTASQANVVVATDGSGDFKTVKEAVDAAKNKGSGRFVIYVKAGIYSENVEIGEKVKNVMLIGDGIGKTIITGSKSVGGGSTTLRSATVGASGDGFIAQGITIRNTAGPQKHQAVALRSGSDLSVFYQCSFEGYQDTLYVHSNRQFYKECDIYGTVDFIFGNAAVVLQNCNIFARDPPNKINTVTAQGRTDPNQNTGISIHNCRITGAGAKSVRTYLGRPWQKYSRTVVMKTFLDGLINSEGWLPWSGNFALNTLYYGEYLNTGPGSSTGNRVNWGGYRVITSSAEASKFTPANFIAGNSWIPATNVPFTSGL; encoded by the exons ATGGCTAATATTCATTTGATTTTCCCACTTTTATTTATGTCTTGTTTCATTTTCCCATCCACCACAAATGGATACTCCAACGCAGTCATAAAAGCTTGGTGCACTCAAACACCTCACCCACAACCTTGTGAATACTTCTTATCCCAAAATCCCAAAATTACATCTCCTATCATAAAAAAATCCGATTTTCTAAAAGTGTCACTAGACTTAGTCTTAGACCGTGCGTTACGTGCCCAAATGACCACATATTCACTAGGTCCAAAATGTCGCAACGAGCGCGAAAAAAACGCGTGGGCCGATTGTGTTGAACTCTATGAACACACaatcaacaaaatcaaaagtACAGTTGATCCAAACACTAAATGTTCAGCTACTGATGCTCAAACATGGTTAAGTACAGCCTTAACAAATCTCGAAACATGTAAAGCAGGTTTCGAAGAATTAGGCGTTACGGATTATGTTATGCCACTAATGTCAAATAATGTGTCATCTTTAATTAGTAACGCTTTAGCTTTAAATCATGGTTATTCTACTGAAAGTAGTAATACTCAAGTTGATGGATTTCCAACTTGGGTATCTCCTGGTGATAGAAAATTGTTGCAATCATCGTCGCCGTCGTCGACGGCTTCTCAGGCGAATGTAGTGGTGGCTACTGATGGTTCAGGGGATTTTAAGACAGTGAAAGAAGCTGTGGATGCTGCCAAGAATAAAGGAAGTGGGAGATTTGTGATATATGTGAAGGCTGGGATTTATAGTGAAAATGTGGAGATTGGAGAAAAGGTGAAAAATGTTATGTTGATTGGAGATGGAATTGGAAAGACAATTATTACTGGAAGCAAAAGTGTTGGAGGTGGATCCACTACCTTAAGATCAGCCACAGTTG GTGCTTCCGGTGATGGATTTATTGCTCAAGGCATAACAATTAGAAACACTGCTGGCCCCCAAAAGCACCAAGCAGTAGCCCTTCGATCTGGCTCTGATCTTTCAGTATTTTATCAATGTAGCTTTGAAGGGTATCAAGACACTCTGTATGTTCATTCCAATAGGCAATTTTACAAAGAGTGTGATATTTATGGTACCGTCGATTTTATATTTGGTAACGCAGCAGTTGTGTTACAAAATTGTAACATTTTCGCTAGAGACCCTCCGAATAAAATCAACACTGTGACAGCCCAAGGCCGAACTGACCCGAATCAAAACACTGGAATTtcgattcataattgtagaatCACTGGAGCTGGTGCGAAATCAGTTAGGACATATTTAGGAAGGCCGTGGCAAAAATATTCGCGCACCGTTGTAATGAAAACATTTCTTGATGGGTTGATTAATTCTGAAGGATGGTTACCATGGAGTGGTAATTTCGCGTTGAATACGTTGTATTATGGAGAGTATTTGAACACGGGACCTGGTTCATCAACTGGAAATCGAGTTAATTGGGGGGGTTATCGAGTTATTACGAGTTCAGCTGAGGCATCTAAATTCACCCCTGCTAATTTCATTGCTGGAAATTCATGGATTCCAGCTACCAATGTGCCATTCACTTCTGGTCTTTGA